A genome region from Fodinibius salicampi includes the following:
- a CDS encoding thymidylate synthase, with translation MRQYLDLVRSVLENGVKKENRTGIDTISNFSEFYKIDLSEGFPLLTTKKVYFRSVILELLWYLRGEDHIRWLRDENDCHIWDDWADEDGQVGPIYPVLWRRFPYHEEEEIRFEGDASHICKTVWIKKEFDQVQRAIDMLKENPNSRRIVVSAWHPGLLKKMALPPCHLMYIFNVADGKLNCHLTQRSGDIALGIPFNLACYSALTMAIANEVGLEYGTFAHTIVDAHIYENHVEGLKEQLERDPRDLPKLNIADKPVDELEFEDFTLEDYNPHPSIKFEVAV, from the coding sequence ATGAGACAATATTTAGATCTGGTTCGCAGTGTACTGGAGAACGGAGTTAAAAAAGAAAACCGGACCGGTATTGATACGATTTCAAATTTCTCGGAATTCTATAAGATAGATTTATCAGAAGGATTTCCTCTGTTGACAACCAAGAAAGTATATTTTCGGTCGGTAATTCTGGAGTTGCTCTGGTACCTCAGGGGAGAAGATCATATACGCTGGCTGAGAGATGAAAACGACTGTCACATCTGGGATGACTGGGCTGATGAGGATGGACAGGTTGGGCCCATTTATCCAGTGCTATGGCGACGGTTCCCCTATCATGAAGAGGAGGAAATACGCTTTGAAGGGGATGCTTCACATATTTGTAAAACGGTTTGGATAAAGAAAGAATTTGACCAGGTGCAGCGTGCCATCGATATGTTAAAAGAAAATCCCAATAGCCGCCGGATAGTAGTTAGTGCCTGGCACCCGGGATTGTTAAAGAAGATGGCGCTGCCGCCTTGCCATCTAATGTACATTTTTAATGTAGCTGACGGGAAGCTTAACTGTCATCTCACACAGCGATCCGGAGATATAGCCCTGGGAATTCCTTTTAATTTGGCCTGCTATTCGGCACTGACCATGGCTATTGCTAATGAAGTGGGACTGGAATACGGGACTTTTGCCCATACCATTGTCGATGCTCATATCTATGAAAACCATGTTGAAGGTCTCAAAGAGCAATTAGAGCGGGACCCCCGGGATCTTCCGAAGCTTAATATCGCTGACAAGCCGGTTGATGAGCTGGAGTTTGAAGACTTTACGCTTGAAGACTATAATCCACATCCTTCCATAAAATTTGAAGTAGCAGTATGA
- a CDS encoding HD domain-containing protein: MDKSTQYKIFNDPIHGFITIPKGIILDLIDHPYIQRLRRIKQMGLGYLVFPAAEHSRFTHALGAMELAQRTLNNLREKDTTISPAEYEGTLIAVLLHDIGHGPLSHTLEFNLIKDFHHEMMTLAVMRKLNKEMNGALDMAIKIFTDQYPKKPFLNQLISSQLDIDRLDYLKRDSVFTSVYEGSVGIERILKTMRVYKGNIVIEKKGIYAIENYILARRLMYMQVYLHKTVLSADKLLHQIFRRVRMLIDDNEKLYHPSPALKYFLEKRPSAKKGISSTVLQKYLQLDDNDIYQSIKYWQHSNDPILSDLCQRFQSRALFRTTFLEKNPSNNLKGVVREKTKKVLKERNLPYSDEATKYYFSFDKSYSEAYRYENEGIWILEEKDKAVEFSKAADTQNIIALTEPVIKPYVVHLKSIEV, encoded by the coding sequence ATGGATAAAAGTACGCAGTATAAAATATTTAATGATCCCATTCATGGTTTTATAACCATACCCAAAGGAATTATCCTGGATTTGATTGACCATCCGTATATACAGCGGCTGCGACGCATTAAACAGATGGGGCTCGGCTACCTGGTATTCCCAGCCGCGGAGCATTCCCGCTTTACCCATGCTTTGGGAGCAATGGAGTTAGCGCAACGTACACTCAATAATCTTCGCGAAAAAGATACGACTATAAGTCCCGCCGAATATGAAGGGACATTGATTGCTGTTTTACTGCACGATATCGGACATGGCCCATTATCCCATACGCTGGAATTTAATTTGATCAAGGATTTTCATCACGAAATGATGACCTTGGCCGTAATGCGTAAGCTCAATAAGGAAATGAATGGAGCGCTGGATATGGCCATTAAAATATTTACAGACCAGTATCCTAAAAAGCCGTTCCTCAATCAATTAATTTCCTCACAGTTGGATATTGATCGGCTTGACTATCTCAAACGTGACAGCGTGTTCACCTCTGTTTATGAAGGATCAGTGGGCATTGAACGCATTCTTAAAACCATGCGGGTATATAAAGGAAATATCGTTATTGAGAAAAAAGGTATTTATGCTATTGAGAATTACATACTGGCACGCCGCCTTATGTATATGCAGGTGTACTTGCATAAAACAGTTCTGAGTGCGGATAAACTGCTTCACCAGATATTCCGCCGGGTTCGGATGCTCATCGATGATAATGAAAAGCTATATCATCCCTCTCCCGCTCTAAAATACTTTCTCGAAAAAAGGCCAAGCGCCAAGAAAGGGATTTCGTCAACGGTACTTCAGAAGTATCTCCAACTGGATGACAATGATATCTACCAAAGTATTAAATATTGGCAGCATTCAAATGATCCTATTTTATCTGATCTCTGCCAGCGGTTCCAATCCCGGGCTCTGTTCCGTACTACTTTTTTAGAAAAAAATCCGTCGAATAATTTAAAAGGAGTTGTAAGAGAAAAGACCAAAAAAGTTTTAAAAGAACGGAACCTACCTTACAGTGATGAAGCCACTAAGTATTATTTTTCCTTTGACAAAAGTTACAGCGAGGCCTATCGCTATGAAAATGAAGGAATCTGGATTTTAGAAGAAAAGGACAAAGCAGTAGAGTTTTCCAAAGCAGCAGACACCCAAAATATTATTGCCCTCACTGAACCCGTAATTAAGCCTTATGTGGTGCATCTGAAATCCATTGAAGTATGA
- a CDS encoding dihydrofolate reductase, whose protein sequence is MTLAAIVAHDPNLVIGRKGELPWHYSKDLKYFKKVTMGHPIIMGRVVFEELNEKPLPGRENIVLSRSRNYEHVPTFNAIKGALDYVADEDIAFVIGGAEVYRQLMPKVERLFVTEIHEEYQGDTYFPEYRHEIGSIWRERKRDTHSELSFVVYERI, encoded by the coding sequence ATGACTCTTGCCGCTATTGTTGCACATGATCCGAACCTGGTAATCGGCCGGAAAGGAGAATTGCCCTGGCATTATTCAAAAGACCTGAAATATTTCAAGAAGGTAACGATGGGACATCCCATTATTATGGGAAGAGTAGTGTTTGAAGAGTTAAATGAAAAGCCGTTACCCGGTCGTGAAAATATTGTATTAAGCAGGTCGCGTAACTATGAGCATGTGCCCACTTTTAATGCCATAAAAGGTGCCTTGGATTATGTAGCGGATGAAGATATTGCCTTTGTTATTGGGGGTGCCGAAGTTTACCGGCAGTTAATGCCCAAAGTGGAAAGATTATTTGTAACCGAAATCCACGAGGAGTACCAAGGGGATACCTATTTCCCTGAATATCGGCATGAAATTGGCTCCATATGGAGAGAGAGAAAACGTGACACTCATTCGGAGCTGAGTTTTGTAGTGTATGAGCGGATTTAA
- a CDS encoding acyl-CoA thioesterase: MLKPAYQQNLFPHWTSIPIRFRDLDPLNHVNNALFSTYYEEARIKFIQRVPEFSNQLDEGFSFVLANIRINFVNPAEYPGELLIGTGIRSTGNTSISSFQAIYTEEDKTLVSVAEAHGVWFDLNKQRPSKLPDISQREKLFLPKEILDS; this comes from the coding sequence ATGCTTAAACCTGCTTACCAGCAAAACTTATTTCCTCATTGGACTTCTATTCCCATTCGATTCCGTGACCTGGACCCACTTAATCATGTAAACAATGCTCTTTTCAGTACCTACTACGAAGAAGCCCGCATTAAATTTATTCAACGTGTCCCCGAATTTTCCAATCAACTGGATGAAGGCTTTAGCTTTGTATTGGCTAACATTAGAATTAATTTTGTAAATCCTGCAGAATATCCCGGGGAACTATTAATTGGGACAGGCATCCGGTCAACCGGAAATACCAGTATATCTAGTTTTCAGGCGATCTACACGGAAGAGGATAAAACCCTGGTCTCCGTAGCCGAAGCCCATGGGGTTTGGTTCGATCTCAACAAGCAACGCCCAAGTAAACTTCCTGATATTAGTCAGCGAGAAAAGCTTTTCCTTCCCAAGGAAATCTTGGATTCTTAA